AACTGAAACGCCGGGGCTTTACCGACCCCACCATGCGGGACTGGACTTTTGAGAACGACAACGGCAGGAACCCGCAGGCCGGGATTGCCCGCCGGTATGTGGAACACTGGGAGGATATGCGAACCGACAATATCGGCTGCCTGTTCTGGGGCGGCGTGGGAACCGGGAAAAGCTACCTTGCGGGCTGTATCGCAAACGCCCTCATGGAGAAAGAAATCCCCGTCCACATGACAAACTTTGCCCTTATCCTCAACGACCTTGCCGCCAGCTTTGAGAACCGCAACGAGTACATTTCCCACCTTTGCCGCTATCCGCTGCTTATCCTTGACGACTTCGGCATGGAGCGCGGGACAGAATACGGGCTGGAACAGGTTTTCAATGTGATTGACAGCCGTTACCGCAGCGGCAAGCCGCTGATCGTCACGACCAACCTCACGCTGGACGACCTGCGAAACCCGGAGGACACCGCCCATTCCCGGATTTATGACCGCCTGCTTTCCATGTGCGTCCCGGTACGCTTTACCGGCGAGAATTTCCGGCAGGAAACCGCACAGCGGAAAATGGAGAGCATGAAGAAACTGATTGCCGACTGAAAGGAGTATTTGCCTATGACAGATAACAAGCAGCACGACACCCGCACCGCCCGCCGCCCCGACTGCGTGACGGAAATCCGCATGGGCAATTCCGTCCTTGTCGTGTCCGGCTATTTCAAGAAAGACA
This region of Megasphaera stantonii genomic DNA includes:
- a CDS encoding transposon-encoded TnpW family protein: MTDNKQHDTRTARRPDCVTEIRMGNSVLVVSGYFKKDTTTTAADKMARVLEAEAAATQKPAI
- a CDS encoding ATP-binding protein; this translates as MKNEINAVLENMTAATPEPEDYTGEDGLLYCGKCHKPKEAYFAPDKAAIFGRDRHPAECDCQRAAREEREAAEKRRRHLDTVEELKRRGFTDPTMRDWTFENDNGRNPQAGIARRYVEHWEDMRTDNIGCLFWGGVGTGKSYLAGCIANALMEKEIPVHMTNFALILNDLAASFENRNEYISHLCRYPLLILDDFGMERGTEYGLEQVFNVIDSRYRSGKPLIVTTNLTLDDLRNPEDTAHSRIYDRLLSMCVPVRFTGENFRQETAQRKMESMKKLIAD